A window from bacterium encodes these proteins:
- the purL gene encoding phosphoribosylformylglycinamidine synthase subunit PurL: MVVESTATPERALGALRPDEYTEVCRRLGRDPTPAELGMFGVMWSEHCAYKHSRAALRRLPVTGRGVLRGPGENAGAVDAGEGWAAVFKIESHNHPSAVAPFHGAATGVGGIIRDILAMGARPIALLDSLRFGPLDDPAVVPLARGVVAGIAAYGNSIGVPTVGGELRCAPCYRGNPLVNVACLGLVRADRLMTSRAAGPGNAVVYLGARTGRDGMQGAAFASAELAGNPTDRSAVQMGDPFTGKLLIEATLEAIATGAVVALQDMGAAGLTCALSEMSARGGVGMDVDVRLVPRREEGMTPEEVLLSESQERMLLVVAAGREDDVLGVARRWDLPAVVIGRVVAEPVLTVRDGERTIVRLDPRHITDAPVYAPAAAPPAYLEEARRLDLETIPVADPAASLLALLRAPGTASARWVFRQYDHMIQTNTVVAPGADAAVLRLKGAPPRGLALAVDGNGRYSYLDPYAGGMLAVLEAAQNLACAGAAPAAVTDCLNFASPERPEVFWTFSQTVDGIARACEALEVPVVGGNVSFYNEAGQTIYPTPIVAMLGCVEDVRRHATPGWKAEGDVVVLLGDGLPALDASEYLEVVHGRVAGRLREPDVLRVAHTIRCVRDAIAAGLLRSAHDCAEGGIAVALAECSASAGLGARVALRGGLRADAALFGEAIGRIVASVRADQISDLLNLARRFDVPVQVIGTAGGDRLIVGADGVPEGRPWLDLPVRALALAWDSTDKEP, from the coding sequence GGACGCGATCCCACGCCCGCGGAACTCGGCATGTTCGGCGTCATGTGGAGCGAGCACTGCGCGTACAAGCACTCTCGCGCGGCGCTGCGCCGGTTGCCGGTGACGGGGCGGGGCGTCCTGCGCGGGCCCGGGGAGAACGCCGGGGCCGTCGACGCGGGCGAGGGGTGGGCCGCCGTCTTTAAGATCGAGAGCCACAACCACCCGAGCGCGGTGGCGCCGTTCCACGGCGCCGCCACCGGGGTGGGCGGCATCATCCGGGACATCCTGGCCATGGGCGCGCGTCCGATCGCGCTCCTGGACTCGCTGCGGTTCGGGCCGCTCGACGATCCGGCGGTCGTCCCGCTCGCCCGCGGCGTCGTCGCGGGGATCGCCGCGTATGGGAACAGCATCGGCGTCCCGACGGTCGGAGGGGAGTTGCGGTGCGCGCCGTGTTACCGCGGGAATCCGCTCGTCAACGTCGCCTGTCTCGGGCTCGTCCGGGCCGACCGTCTCATGACGTCTCGCGCGGCCGGTCCGGGGAACGCGGTCGTCTACCTGGGGGCGCGGACGGGGCGGGACGGCATGCAGGGCGCGGCGTTCGCGTCGGCCGAGCTCGCCGGCAATCCGACCGACCGGTCCGCCGTGCAGATGGGCGATCCGTTCACCGGGAAGCTGTTGATCGAGGCCACACTGGAGGCCATCGCCACCGGCGCGGTGGTGGCCCTGCAGGATATGGGCGCCGCGGGCCTGACGTGCGCTCTCTCGGAGATGTCGGCCCGCGGCGGCGTGGGCATGGACGTCGACGTGCGGCTCGTCCCCCGGCGCGAAGAGGGCATGACGCCGGAGGAGGTCCTGCTGTCCGAATCGCAGGAGCGGATGCTGCTGGTCGTGGCGGCCGGCCGCGAGGACGATGTGCTCGGGGTCGCCCGGCGCTGGGACCTGCCGGCGGTCGTCATCGGGCGCGTCGTCGCCGAACCGGTCCTGACCGTCCGCGACGGGGAGCGGACCATCGTCCGGCTCGATCCGCGGCACATCACCGATGCCCCGGTGTACGCGCCGGCGGCGGCGCCGCCCGCCTATCTCGAAGAGGCGCGGCGTCTCGATCTCGAGACGATTCCGGTCGCCGACCCCGCCGCGTCCCTGCTGGCGCTCCTGCGCGCACCCGGCACGGCGAGCGCCCGGTGGGTGTTCCGGCAGTACGATCACATGATCCAGACCAACACCGTCGTCGCGCCCGGCGCGGACGCGGCGGTGCTGCGCCTCAAGGGCGCGCCGCCCCGCGGCCTCGCCCTCGCGGTGGACGGGAACGGGCGGTACAGCTACCTCGACCCGTACGCGGGCGGTATGCTCGCGGTCCTCGAGGCCGCGCAGAACCTCGCGTGCGCCGGCGCGGCGCCGGCCGCGGTCACGGATTGCCTCAACTTTGCGAGTCCGGAGCGGCCCGAGGTCTTCTGGACGTTCAGCCAGACCGTCGACGGCATCGCGCGGGCCTGCGAAGCGCTCGAGGTGCCCGTCGTCGGCGGGAACGTGAGCTTTTACAATGAGGCCGGCCAGACGATCTATCCGACTCCAATCGTCGCCATGCTCGGCTGTGTGGAGGACGTGCGCCGGCACGCCACGCCGGGCTGGAAGGCGGAGGGCGACGTCGTCGTGCTCCTCGGCGACGGCCTGCCCGCCCTCGACGCCTCCGAGTATCTCGAGGTGGTGCACGGCCGTGTCGCGGGCCGCCTGCGGGAGCCGGATGTGCTCCGCGTGGCGCACACGATCCGGTGCGTGCGGGACGCGATCGCCGCGGGGCTGCTCCGGTCGGCCCACGACTGCGCCGAGGGCGGCATCGCGGTGGCGCTGGCCGAGTGTTCCGCGTCGGCCGGGCTCGGCGCGCGGGTCGCGCTCCGCGGCGGCCTGCGCGCCGACGCGGCGCTCTTCGGCGAAGCGATCGGGCGCATCGTCGCGTCGGTCCGCGCCGACCAGATCTCCGATCTGCTGAACCTCGCGCGGCGGTTCGACGTGCCTGTCCAGGTCATCGGCACGGCCGGGGGGGACCGCTTGATCGTCGGCGCGGACGGGGTCCCCGAGGGCCGTCCGTGGCTCGATCTGCCGGTGAGGGCGCTCGCGCTGGCCTGGGATTCGACCGACAAGGAGCCGTGA
- the purF gene encoding amidophosphoribosyltransferase yields MSDVLTSPWDKLREECGVFGIRTQAAAAPYVHLGLYALQHRGQESAGIATWDGSHTHLVKDMGLVAQVFTPERLAGLPGGVGIGHVRYSTMGGARLENAQPFVEETPWGTLALAHNGNLVNAPMLRAALEDAGCLFHATSDTEVMTKLIATAPAATIEEAVAYCMDLILGAYTTVALIGETLMAFRDAHGIRPLAMGRLGNDIVFASESCAFDHVGAVAVREVAPGELLLAGPGGLRSIQVLSPQGRASCVFEYIYFARPDSVLESQNVHHVRRRMGRVLAREHPAGADAVIAVPDSGTSSAMGYAETVGVPHEVGLIKNRYIGRTFIQPDPSMRDFGVRVKLNAVREVIEGRRIVLVDDSIVRGTTSRQIVRLLRQVGAREVHVRISSPPIRHACFYGIDTSNRGELVASRLSVEEIRREIEADTLGYLSVEGLVEALGLPRPHLCLACLTGAYPTETPTEALAGRLALEPRAPAIGTPHA; encoded by the coding sequence GTGAGCGACGTGCTGACGAGTCCCTGGGACAAGCTTCGCGAAGAGTGCGGCGTCTTCGGGATCCGCACGCAGGCCGCCGCGGCGCCGTACGTCCACCTGGGCCTCTACGCGCTGCAGCACCGCGGCCAGGAGAGCGCCGGTATCGCCACCTGGGACGGGTCGCACACGCATTTGGTCAAGGACATGGGGCTCGTGGCGCAGGTGTTCACGCCCGAACGGCTGGCCGGGCTGCCCGGCGGCGTCGGCATCGGGCACGTGCGGTACTCGACGATGGGTGGAGCGCGGCTCGAGAACGCCCAGCCGTTCGTGGAAGAGACGCCGTGGGGGACCTTGGCGCTGGCCCACAACGGCAATCTCGTCAACGCGCCGATGCTGCGGGCCGCGCTCGAGGACGCGGGCTGCCTGTTCCACGCGACGTCCGACACCGAGGTCATGACCAAACTCATCGCCACGGCGCCGGCGGCCACGATCGAGGAAGCGGTCGCCTACTGCATGGACCTCATCCTCGGCGCCTACACGACCGTCGCGCTCATCGGCGAGACGCTGATGGCGTTTCGCGACGCCCATGGGATCCGGCCGCTCGCGATGGGGCGTCTCGGGAACGACATCGTCTTCGCCTCCGAAAGCTGTGCGTTCGATCACGTCGGGGCCGTGGCCGTGCGGGAGGTCGCGCCGGGTGAGCTGCTGCTGGCCGGGCCCGGCGGGCTGCGGTCGATCCAGGTGCTGTCCCCTCAGGGACGGGCGTCGTGCGTCTTCGAGTACATCTACTTCGCGCGCCCGGACAGCGTGCTCGAGTCGCAGAACGTGCACCACGTCCGCCGGCGCATGGGCCGCGTCCTCGCACGCGAGCATCCCGCGGGGGCCGACGCCGTGATCGCCGTCCCGGATTCCGGCACCTCGTCCGCGATGGGCTACGCGGAAACCGTGGGCGTGCCGCACGAAGTCGGATTGATCAAGAACCGGTACATCGGACGGACGTTCATCCAACCCGATCCGTCGATGCGCGACTTCGGCGTGCGGGTCAAGCTGAACGCCGTCCGCGAGGTGATCGAAGGCCGGCGCATCGTGCTCGTCGACGACTCGATCGTGCGCGGCACGACGAGCCGCCAGATCGTGCGGTTGCTGCGGCAGGTGGGGGCGCGGGAGGTGCACGTGCGAATCTCGTCGCCGCCGATCCGGCACGCCTGCTTCTACGGCATCGACACCAGCAACCGCGGCGAGCTCGTGGCCTCCCGCCTGTCCGTGGAGGAGATCCGGCGGGAGATCGAAGCCGACACCCTCGGGTACCTCAGCGTCGAGGGACTGGTCGAGGCGCTCGGCCTGCCGCGGCCGCACTTGTGCCTCGCCTGCCTCACCGGCGCGTATCCGACCGAGACGCCGACCGAAGCGCTGGCCGGACGGCTCGCGCTCGAGCCGCGGGCGCCGGCGATCGGGACGCCGCACGCGTAG
- the purM gene encoding phosphoribosylformylglycinamidine cyclo-ligase, which produces MPAPPVKPAPPAPPAPHQTGRQTGPAPRQSGSRILTYREAGVDIEAKEEILAGVRARIRATYGAGALDAGDGFGGLFRLTGYRDPVIVSSIDGVGTKTRLALWSGRPRQAGTDIVAHGANDVLCQGAAPLFMLDYVASAALDPAVVSEVIEGIADACVAQGIALLGGETAEMPGVYARRELDIVGCTVGAVERDDVITGARIRPGDAVIGLGSDGLHTNGYTLARAVLLPRGSREAIRRALARKLPGLGETVGEALLRPHRPYARPVLALRRHLALHGVAHVTGGGLPGNLVRILPDGCHAALVRGRWPVPPIFTVIQRRGRIADDEMFRTFNMGLGLVLVVPRASAAAAVRLLETAGERAWVVGEITSGIRGVEIRA; this is translated from the coding sequence ATGCCGGCGCCGCCCGTCAAGCCTGCCCCGCCTGCCCCGCCTGCCCCGCACCAGACGGGGCGCCAGACGGGGCCCGCCCCGCGTCAGTCGGGGTCCCGCATCCTAACCTACCGCGAGGCGGGCGTCGACATCGAAGCCAAGGAGGAAATCCTGGCCGGCGTGCGGGCCCGCATCCGCGCGACGTACGGCGCGGGCGCGCTCGACGCCGGCGACGGGTTCGGCGGGCTGTTCCGCCTCACGGGGTACCGCGATCCGGTGATCGTCAGCTCGATCGACGGCGTGGGGACCAAGACGCGCCTGGCGCTCTGGTCCGGGCGGCCGCGGCAGGCCGGCACGGACATCGTGGCCCACGGGGCCAACGACGTGCTGTGCCAGGGTGCGGCGCCGCTGTTCATGCTCGACTACGTCGCGTCTGCGGCGCTCGATCCGGCGGTGGTGTCCGAAGTCATCGAAGGGATCGCCGACGCCTGCGTGGCCCAGGGCATTGCGCTGCTCGGCGGGGAAACCGCCGAGATGCCCGGCGTCTACGCCCGGAGGGAGCTCGACATCGTCGGGTGCACGGTCGGCGCCGTGGAGCGTGACGACGTGATTACGGGCGCGCGGATCAGGCCGGGCGACGCGGTCATCGGCCTCGGAAGCGACGGTCTCCACACCAACGGCTACACGCTGGCGCGCGCGGTGCTGCTGCCCCGGGGATCGCGCGAGGCGATCCGCCGGGCCCTGGCACGCAAACTTCCGGGACTCGGCGAGACGGTGGGCGAGGCTCTCCTGCGTCCGCACCGGCCGTACGCCCGCCCCGTGCTCGCGCTGCGCCGGCACCTCGCCCTGCACGGCGTGGCGCACGTGACGGGCGGCGGCCTCCCCGGCAATCTCGTCCGCATTCTGCCGGACGGCTGCCACGCGGCGCTCGTCCGCGGCCGGTGGCCGGTGCCGCCGATCTTCACCGTCATCCAGCGGCGCGGGCGGATCGCCGACGATGAAATGTTCCGCACGTTCAACATGGGCCTCGGGCTCGTGCTCGTCGTGCCGCGCGCGTCCGCGGCCGCGGCCGTGCGGCTGCTGGAGACCGCCGGGGAGCGCGCGTGGGTGGTCGGCGAGATCACGTCCGGGATCCGAGGGGTCGAGATCCGTGCCTGA
- the purN gene encoding phosphoribosylglycinamide formyltransferase: protein MPERARPVRVGVLVSGTGTVLQALLDAYGPGAGGPAQVAVVISNVPGAVALERARAAGVPALVIDHREFPGRPAFEAALREALAAARVDLVCLAGFIRILTPGFAADFAGRMMNIHPALLPAFGGKGMYGERVHEAVLASGARVSGCTVHFVTSETDAGPIIVQAAIPVEDDDTPATLAARVRREELRLYPLAVRLFTEGRLRIDGNRVRLRPPDGSPSSGAGTTGAPAVTRVITP, encoded by the coding sequence GTGCCTGAACGCGCCCGGCCCGTCCGCGTCGGGGTGCTCGTGTCCGGAACCGGCACCGTCCTGCAGGCCCTCCTCGACGCGTACGGCCCCGGCGCCGGAGGGCCGGCGCAGGTCGCCGTGGTGATCAGCAACGTGCCGGGGGCCGTGGCCCTGGAGCGGGCCCGCGCTGCCGGCGTGCCGGCGCTCGTGATCGATCACCGCGAGTTTCCGGGCCGGCCCGCGTTTGAAGCCGCGCTCCGGGAGGCGCTCGCGGCGGCCCGCGTGGATCTCGTGTGTCTGGCGGGATTCATCCGCATCCTCACACCGGGGTTCGCCGCGGACTTCGCGGGGCGCATGATGAACATTCACCCGGCGCTGCTGCCGGCCTTCGGCGGGAAGGGGATGTATGGAGAGCGCGTGCACGAGGCGGTGCTGGCCTCGGGCGCGCGGGTCAGCGGATGCACGGTGCATTTCGTCACGAGCGAGACGGACGCCGGGCCGATCATCGTGCAGGCCGCGATCCCGGTGGAGGACGACGACACGCCCGCCACGCTGGCGGCGCGCGTCCGCCGGGAGGAGCTGCGGCTGTATCCGCTCGCGGTCCGGCTCTTCACCGAGGGGCGGCTGCGCATCGACGGCAACCGCGTGCGCCTCCGGCCCCCGGACGGGAGTCCCTCGTCCGGCGCGGGCACGACCGGCGCACCGGCCGTGACGCGGGTGATCACGCCGTGA
- the purH gene encoding bifunctional phosphoribosylaminoimidazolecarboxamide formyltransferase/IMP cyclohydrolase — protein MKIRRALLSVADKTGVVPLARGLVEAGCEIISTGGTARTLRDAGVPVTALETVTGFPEILGGRVKTLHPAVHGGVLAVRGDDAHAADLSRHGILPIDLVAVTLYPFEAALARGSDEATLIEEIDIGGVTLLRAAAKNFRDVVVLSDPAQYAAVLEEIRRTRTVGPDTRRRLAREAFARTGSYDRAITGWFDGAAASAGDGEGQSFPASLSLSFEKMAELRYGENPHQRGAFYREAGPGPSASAAPGSDGGVVPSIASARRLAGKELSYNNIYDLDAALELVREFAETAAVVVKHGIPCGVALAGTVREAYLRARDGDPVSAFGGIVALNRPADAETAEALGETFLEAVIAPAFDEDALGVLSRKKSARVRLLETGPLGPARPYAGIDWRRVRGGLLVQDRDALDLAEAELKVVTARTPTDREWADLRFAWTVCRHVRSNAIVFARDSRVVGVGAGQPNRVESVRIAGRVAGDRAAGACMASEAFFPFADGVEAAAAVGITAVIQPGGSRRDPEVIAAAEAAGMAMVTTGIRHFRH, from the coding sequence GTGAAGATCCGGCGGGCCCTGCTGAGCGTCGCCGACAAGACGGGCGTCGTGCCGCTGGCGCGCGGGCTTGTCGAAGCCGGATGCGAGATCATCTCGACCGGCGGAACCGCCCGTACGCTGCGCGACGCCGGCGTGCCGGTCACCGCGCTCGAGACGGTGACGGGGTTTCCCGAGATCCTGGGAGGACGGGTCAAGACGCTGCATCCGGCCGTCCACGGCGGCGTGCTCGCCGTGCGCGGCGATGACGCCCACGCGGCGGATCTGTCGCGCCACGGCATCCTGCCGATCGATCTCGTCGCGGTGACGTTGTATCCGTTCGAGGCCGCGCTCGCGCGTGGCTCCGACGAGGCGACGCTCATCGAAGAGATCGACATCGGCGGGGTTACCCTGCTGCGCGCCGCCGCGAAGAACTTCCGCGACGTGGTGGTCCTGAGCGATCCCGCGCAGTACGCGGCGGTCCTCGAAGAGATCCGGCGCACACGGACGGTGGGCCCCGACACCCGCCGGCGGCTCGCCCGGGAGGCATTTGCGCGGACCGGCTCCTACGACCGGGCCATCACCGGCTGGTTCGACGGCGCCGCCGCCTCGGCCGGGGATGGGGAAGGACAGTCGTTTCCGGCGTCTCTCAGCCTGTCATTCGAGAAAATGGCGGAGTTGCGGTACGGCGAGAATCCGCATCAGCGCGGCGCGTTCTATCGTGAAGCCGGTCCCGGGCCAAGCGCGTCCGCGGCCCCGGGGTCGGATGGCGGGGTCGTGCCGAGCATCGCTTCGGCGCGGCGGCTCGCGGGCAAGGAGCTCTCGTACAACAACATCTACGATCTCGACGCGGCGCTCGAGCTCGTCCGGGAGTTCGCGGAGACGGCGGCGGTCGTGGTGAAGCACGGAATTCCCTGCGGCGTCGCGCTGGCCGGAACCGTGCGGGAGGCGTATCTGCGCGCGCGCGACGGCGACCCCGTCTCGGCCTTCGGGGGCATCGTGGCGCTCAACCGGCCCGCCGACGCCGAGACGGCCGAAGCGCTCGGCGAGACGTTTCTCGAGGCCGTGATCGCGCCGGCATTCGACGAAGACGCTCTCGGCGTGCTCTCGCGCAAGAAGTCGGCGCGCGTGCGTCTGCTCGAGACGGGACCGCTCGGCCCGGCCAGGCCGTACGCCGGCATCGACTGGCGGCGCGTCCGCGGCGGCCTCCTCGTGCAGGATCGCGATGCCCTCGATCTGGCGGAGGCGGAGCTCAAGGTCGTCACGGCGCGCACCCCCACCGACCGTGAGTGGGCGGATCTCCGGTTTGCCTGGACCGTCTGCCGGCATGTCCGGTCGAACGCCATCGTCTTCGCGCGCGACAGCCGGGTGGTCGGCGTGGGCGCCGGTCAGCCCAATCGAGTGGAGTCGGTTCGCATCGCCGGCCGTGTGGCGGGCGATCGTGCCGCGGGGGCCTGCATGGCGTCGGAAGCGTTCTTCCCGTTCGCCGATGGGGTCGAGGCCGCGGCCGCCGTGGGGATCACCGCCGTGATCCAGCCCGGCGGCTCCCGGCGCGATCCCGAGGTGATCGCCGCCGCGGAGGCCGCGGGAATGGCGATGGTCACGACAGGGATCCGGCACTTCCGGCATTGA
- a CDS encoding HAD family hydrolase, which produces MSARRRAVFLDRDGVVVRDVDHLTSASQLDILPGVPESLRRLRDAGWAVVVVTNQSVVARGWVTEEGLREIHSDLEARLRARGAALDAIYYCPHHPDGAVAAYRVACDCRKPQPGLLLRAAADLGIDLAASVMVGDAASDMEAGRRAGCRTALIRSASPGRMPVSRDPGEDRPAPDYVAATLADAVEWILHLPGESA; this is translated from the coding sequence GTGAGTGCGCGGCGCCGGGCCGTCTTTCTCGACCGCGACGGTGTCGTGGTCCGCGACGTGGACCATTTGACCTCGGCGTCGCAACTCGACATTCTTCCGGGTGTGCCGGAATCACTCCGCCGGTTGCGCGACGCGGGATGGGCTGTCGTGGTCGTGACGAACCAGTCCGTGGTGGCGCGTGGGTGGGTGACGGAGGAGGGCCTGCGCGAGATTCATTCGGACCTCGAGGCGCGCCTGCGTGCGCGCGGAGCCGCATTGGACGCGATCTATTACTGTCCGCACCATCCCGACGGCGCGGTGGCGGCCTATCGCGTCGCGTGCGACTGCCGGAAACCCCAACCCGGGCTGCTGCTCCGCGCCGCGGCCGACCTCGGGATCGATCTCGCCGCATCCGTGATGGTGGGCGACGCAGCCTCGGACATGGAAGCGGGCCGCCGGGCGGGGTGTCGCACGGCTCTGATCCGCTCCGCCTCCCCGGGGCGTATGCCTGTTTCACGCGATCCCGGAGAGGACCGCCCAGCGCCGGACTATGTGGCGGCCACCCTGGCGGATGCCGTGGAATGGATTTTGCATCTACCCGGTGAGTCGGCTTGA
- a CDS encoding GNAT family N-acetyltransferase — protein sequence MSVYEIRSVAPEQLDEDLAAFVALLQDAVDGGASVGFVPPLDKDDARRYWAGVRAMVGAGTRILLAAVDEGEMLGSVQLDLATMPNARHRAEVMKLMVHGAARRRGIGRALMLALEDAARRADRRLLVLDTRVGDPAEQLYLALGYARAGVIPRYALSAAGTLDATVYMYRELAADRRDG from the coding sequence GTGAGCGTGTACGAGATCCGCAGCGTTGCCCCGGAACAACTGGACGAGGACCTCGCGGCGTTTGTCGCGCTCCTGCAGGACGCCGTCGACGGCGGGGCGTCGGTGGGATTCGTGCCGCCGCTCGACAAGGACGACGCCCGCCGGTACTGGGCCGGCGTGCGGGCCATGGTCGGCGCGGGTACTCGAATCTTGCTTGCGGCCGTGGACGAGGGCGAGATGTTGGGCTCCGTGCAACTCGACCTCGCGACGATGCCCAACGCGCGGCACCGCGCCGAGGTGATGAAGCTCATGGTGCACGGCGCCGCCCGCCGTCGCGGCATCGGCCGCGCGTTGATGCTGGCCCTCGAAGACGCGGCGCGCCGGGCGGACCGGCGGTTGCTGGTGCTCGACACGAGAGTGGGGGATCCCGCGGAGCAACTGTACCTTGCTCTGGGGTACGCGCGGGCCGGGGTGATCCCGCGGTATGCGCTGAGCGCGGCCGGGACGCTCGACGCGACCGTCTACATGTACCGTGAACTGGCCGCTGACCGGCGGGACGGGTGA